The Deinococcus koreensis genome window below encodes:
- a CDS encoding transporter substrate-binding domain-containing protein: MTIRSSTSATRRALRNLGLLGLCLGGPAQAATPFFLDVATSPKGSTASDMFRDIGQVCTGASFLRQRQTSGSVESLDLLLGNQVSLAFVQLDVLKARDQIDKDPRARELKTLLPLNFDEIHLIARQPTIKKNIFSRTTVSGVLKFSDLKGKKLGAWGGSVISANVLKAKSAVGVTVLEYKGREEALAALGAGQVDAVLSVVGQPADWVKALDPARFALRPVDIDPARLNGFYRPATLRYAQLGSGVGTYAVQRILVTRDFKTPERRAALLNYQKCALSKLTQLQETQGFHPKWTEVSFKEQDWPWFK, translated from the coding sequence ATGACGATCCGAAGCTCCACCTCTGCGACAAGGCGAGCCCTGAGAAATCTGGGCCTGCTGGGCCTGTGCCTGGGCGGCCCGGCCCAAGCCGCCACCCCTTTTTTCCTCGACGTGGCGACCAGCCCCAAGGGCTCCACCGCCTCGGATATGTTCCGGGACATCGGGCAGGTCTGCACGGGCGCCTCGTTCCTGCGTCAGCGGCAGACCTCGGGCAGCGTCGAGAGCCTCGACCTGCTGCTGGGCAATCAGGTGTCGCTGGCCTTCGTGCAACTGGACGTCCTCAAGGCCCGTGACCAGATCGACAAGGATCCGCGGGCTCGTGAACTCAAGACCCTGCTGCCGCTGAACTTCGACGAGATCCACCTGATCGCCCGGCAGCCCACCATCAAGAAGAACATCTTCAGCCGGACCACCGTCAGCGGCGTTCTGAAGTTCAGCGACCTGAAGGGCAAAAAGCTGGGTGCCTGGGGCGGCAGCGTGATCTCGGCCAACGTCCTCAAGGCCAAATCGGCCGTCGGGGTGACGGTACTGGAATACAAGGGGCGCGAGGAGGCCCTGGCGGCGCTGGGGGCCGGGCAGGTGGACGCGGTGCTGTCGGTGGTCGGCCAGCCCGCCGACTGGGTGAAGGCCCTCGATCCGGCCAGATTCGCCCTCCGGCCCGTGGATATCGACCCGGCGAGGCTCAACGGCTTCTACCGGCCGGCGACCCTGCGCTACGCACAGCTGGGCTCGGGTGTGGGCACCTACGCGGTGCAGCGCATCCTGGTCACGCGGGACTTCAAGACCCCCGAGCGCCGCGCCGCCCTGCTGAACTACCAGAAGTGCGCCCTGTCGAAGTTGACCCAGTTGCAGGAGACCCAGGGCTTCCACCCCAAGTGGACGGAGGTGAGTTTCAAGGAGCAGGACTGGCCCTGGTTCAAATGA
- a CDS encoding histone deacetylase family protein: MPAFPHPFRAYTAFRRAAYSAGPAPRRQFLPREFIGALLDGAAERLPLLDAPDLPWELAERVHDPAYLARWRQGEVTRAEERALGFAWTPAVVERGLSSAGATLAATRDALEVGLGLNLGGGTHHAYADHAEGFSFLNDVVISARWLLDSGQARRVLILDLDVHQGNGTASMLADEARSLTVSVHAEGNYPFSKERSDLDVALPDGTGDAAYLEGLNSRVAPVVADFRPDFAFYLAGADVLAGDQLGRLALSPAGVRARDDRVFGWAARSGVPLVAVMAGGYNRDPQTLISARLGTLDSALSAFIQRAGVI; the protein is encoded by the coding sequence GTGCCCGCCTTCCCGCACCCCTTCCGGGCCTACACGGCGTTCCGGCGCGCGGCCTACAGCGCCGGCCCGGCGCCCCGCCGCCAGTTCCTGCCGCGTGAGTTCATCGGCGCCCTGCTGGACGGGGCCGCCGAGCGCCTGCCGCTGCTGGACGCCCCCGATCTGCCCTGGGAGCTGGCCGAACGCGTCCACGACCCCGCCTACCTGGCCCGCTGGCGACAGGGCGAGGTCACCCGCGCCGAGGAACGCGCCCTGGGCTTCGCCTGGACGCCGGCCGTGGTGGAGCGTGGCCTGAGCAGTGCCGGAGCGACCCTGGCCGCCACCCGCGACGCCCTGGAGGTGGGCCTGGGCCTCAACCTCGGCGGCGGCACCCACCACGCCTACGCCGACCACGCCGAGGGCTTTTCCTTCCTGAACGACGTGGTCATCAGCGCCCGCTGGCTGCTGGACAGCGGGCAGGCGCGGCGGGTGCTGATCCTCGATCTGGACGTGCATCAGGGCAACGGCACGGCGTCCATGCTGGCGGATGAGGCCCGCAGCCTGACGGTCAGCGTCCATGCCGAGGGCAACTATCCGTTCAGCAAGGAACGGAGCGATCTGGATGTCGCCCTGCCCGACGGCACGGGGGACGCGGCGTACCTGGAGGGACTGAACTCCCGGGTGGCGCCCGTGGTGGCCGACTTCCGCCCGGACTTCGCCTTCTACCTCGCGGGGGCCGATGTGCTGGCCGGCGACCAGCTCGGGCGGCTGGCCCTGAGCCCGGCGGGCGTCCGGGCGCGCGACGACCGCGTGTTCGGCTGGGCGGCCCGCTCGGGCGTGCCCCTGGTGGCCGTGATGGCCGGCGGCTACAACCGCGACCCGCAGACCCTGATCAGCGCCCGGCTGGGCACGCTGGACTCGGCCCTCAGTGCGTTCATCCAGCGCGCGGGGGTCATTTGA
- a CDS encoding NAD(P)H-dependent flavin oxidoreductase, with protein sequence MPVLMERLSLTRPLILAPMAGGVGTPALVAAVSRAGALGSLGAAYLSPAQIAKDVAEVRRLTHRPFAVNLFAPQPLPEVTPHQIGRAAAELAPFHVHLKLPPPSLPDAVQQDFGAQFGAVLEARPSVFSFAFGRLERGYLEALRERNILCIGTATSVPEARLLEEDGVDAVVVQGGAAGGHRGGWLQDELAPTLELVRRAAQVVRLPLIAAGGLMTRGDVQDVLDAGAELAQCGTAFLRATEAGTPGAYREALAGATGTTLTRNFSGRLARGLPNAITAGLHAPLPYPYQNALTRPLRAAAATTGRADCLSLWAGEGFRQSRDGPAAGILEELWP encoded by the coding sequence GTGCCGGTTCTGATGGAACGCCTCAGCCTCACGCGCCCGCTGATCCTGGCGCCGATGGCGGGGGGAGTGGGCACCCCGGCGCTGGTCGCGGCCGTCTCGCGGGCGGGCGCTCTGGGCAGCCTGGGGGCGGCGTACCTGAGCCCGGCGCAGATTGCGAAAGACGTGGCGGAAGTCCGGCGCCTGACCCACCGGCCCTTCGCCGTGAACCTGTTCGCTCCCCAGCCACTTCCGGAGGTGACCCCTCACCAGATCGGGCGGGCCGCGGCCGAACTGGCGCCGTTCCACGTCCACCTGAAGCTGCCCCCACCTTCCCTGCCAGACGCCGTCCAGCAGGACTTCGGCGCGCAGTTTGGGGCGGTGCTGGAGGCCCGCCCCTCCGTGTTCAGCTTCGCCTTCGGGCGGCTGGAGCGGGGGTACCTGGAGGCCCTGCGGGAGCGGAACATTCTGTGCATCGGCACGGCGACCAGCGTGCCTGAGGCGCGGTTGCTGGAGGAAGACGGCGTGGACGCCGTGGTCGTGCAGGGGGGCGCGGCGGGCGGGCACCGGGGCGGCTGGCTGCAGGACGAGCTGGCCCCGACCCTGGAGCTGGTGCGGCGGGCGGCACAGGTGGTGCGCCTCCCCCTCATCGCGGCCGGTGGGCTGATGACCCGCGGCGACGTGCAGGACGTGCTGGACGCCGGCGCCGAACTGGCGCAGTGCGGCACCGCGTTCCTGCGGGCCACGGAGGCGGGCACCCCGGGCGCCTACCGGGAGGCACTGGCCGGAGCGACCGGCACGACGCTGACGCGCAACTTCAGCGGCCGGCTCGCCAGAGGCCTGCCCAACGCCATCACCGCCGGGCTTCACGCGCCCCTCCCCTACCCGTACCAGAACGCGCTGACCCGGCCCCTGCGGGCGGCGGCGGCGACCACTGGCCGCGCCGACTGCCTGAGCCTCTGGGCAGGCGAGGGCTTCCGCCAGAGCAGGGATGGCCCGGCCGCCGGCATTCTGGAGGAGCTGTGGCCCTGA
- a CDS encoding alpha/beta hydrolase — protein sequence MPLDPKVAAALAQSAALPPISTLPVEAVRRGIAAQLHLMPRSVAPVASVTERSIPGPAGDLTIRVYTPQGEGPFPVVVFFHGGGWTICTLDTHDPQCRELCAGAGAVVVSVDYRLAPEFPFPAAPEDCLAATRWVASHAAELGGDPQRMAVAGDSAGGNLAAVVALRSRDEGGPALRGQLLIYPSTDLLGSAETESYRENGQGYGLSREDMAWFRGHYLPTPEHAGHPDASPARAKSHAGLPPALVVTAEYDPLRDDGEAYARTLERAGVPVQLTRYDGMNHGFLGGIGVYEQTGAALDEMSAWLRRVLA from the coding sequence ATGCCACTCGATCCGAAAGTTGCGGCGGCCCTGGCCCAGAGCGCGGCGCTGCCGCCCATCTCCACCCTGCCCGTCGAGGCTGTCCGGCGGGGCATCGCCGCGCAGCTTCACCTGATGCCCAGGTCGGTCGCGCCGGTCGCGTCGGTCACCGAGCGCTCCATCCCCGGCCCGGCCGGCGACCTGACTATCCGCGTCTATACCCCCCAGGGCGAGGGGCCGTTTCCGGTCGTGGTGTTCTTCCACGGGGGCGGCTGGACGATCTGCACGCTGGACACCCACGATCCGCAGTGCCGCGAGCTGTGCGCCGGGGCGGGTGCGGTGGTGGTCTCCGTGGACTACCGGCTGGCGCCCGAATTCCCCTTCCCGGCCGCGCCCGAGGACTGTCTGGCGGCGACCCGCTGGGTGGCGTCGCACGCGGCCGAGCTGGGCGGCGATCCGCAGCGCATGGCCGTGGCCGGCGACAGCGCGGGCGGCAACCTCGCGGCGGTGGTGGCCCTGCGCTCGCGCGACGAGGGTGGCCCGGCCCTGCGCGGCCAGCTGCTGATCTACCCCTCGACCGATCTGCTGGGCTCGGCCGAGACCGAGTCGTACCGCGAGAACGGCCAGGGCTATGGCCTGTCGCGCGAGGACATGGCGTGGTTCCGGGGCCACTACCTGCCCACGCCCGAACACGCCGGGCACCCCGACGCCTCGCCGGCCAGGGCGAAAAGCCACGCCGGCCTGCCGCCCGCGCTGGTGGTCACCGCCGAGTACGACCCGCTGCGCGACGACGGCGAGGCCTACGCCCGAACCCTGGAGCGTGCGGGCGTGCCGGTGCAGCTGACCCGCTACGACGGCATGAACCACGGCTTCCTGGGCGGCATCGGCGTGTACGAGCAGACCGGCGCGGCGCTGGACGAGATGAGTGCCTGGCTGCGGCGGGTGCTGGCCTGA
- a CDS encoding SIMPL domain-containing protein (The SIMPL domain is named for its presence in mouse protein SIMPL (signalling molecule that associates with mouse pelle-like kinase). Bacterial member BP26, from Brucella, was shown to assemble into a channel-like structure, while YggE from E. coli has been associated with resistance to oxidative stress.), which translates to MSAPARSASVIVATAIASLAFLATGFVVVRGLSDIRNASDVINVTGSARRSITSDQAVWRFTVRSSDDESLQGAYRAFRATQPAIETFLKSRALSPAELRREPVNAGPQKYTVIETLNGQNREVERTRYVVSETYRLQSNDIAKVQGAVGAATAAFVDASTGGVSIESSDIEYLYTKLADVRLELLKEASQDAQRRAQAIAQSAGNSVGAVKTARMGVFQITPRFETSVEDSGSYDTTSLEKDVTAVVEIDFVVK; encoded by the coding sequence ATGTCCGCCCCTGCGCGCTCGGCTTCCGTGATCGTCGCCACCGCCATCGCCTCGCTCGCCTTCCTCGCCACCGGCTTCGTCGTGGTGCGCGGGCTCTCGGACATCCGCAACGCCAGCGACGTGATCAACGTGACGGGCAGCGCCCGGCGCAGCATCACCTCGGATCAGGCGGTGTGGCGCTTCACGGTGCGCTCCTCGGACGACGAGAGCCTGCAGGGCGCCTACCGGGCGTTCCGGGCCACCCAGCCGGCAATCGAGACCTTCCTGAAGTCGCGCGCCCTGAGCCCGGCCGAGCTGCGCCGCGAACCCGTGAACGCCGGGCCGCAGAAGTACACGGTCATCGAGACGCTCAACGGCCAGAACAGGGAGGTCGAGCGCACACGCTACGTGGTCAGCGAGACCTACCGCCTGCAGTCGAACGACATCGCTAAGGTGCAGGGCGCGGTGGGCGCGGCGACCGCCGCCTTCGTGGACGCCAGCACGGGCGGCGTGAGCATCGAGAGCAGCGACATCGAATACCTGTACACGAAGCTGGCCGACGTGCGTCTGGAACTGCTCAAGGAGGCCAGCCAGGATGCCCAGCGCCGCGCCCAGGCCATCGCCCAGAGCGCCGGAAACTCGGTGGGCGCGGTCAAGACGGCGCGCATGGGGGTCTTCCAGATCACGCCGCGCTTCGAGACCTCGGTGGAGGATTCGGGCAGCTACGACACCACCAGCCTGGAAAAGGACGTCACGGCGGTCGTGGAGATCGATTTTGTCGTGAAGTGA